One genomic window of Caldivirga sp. includes the following:
- a CDS encoding molybdopterin-dependent oxidoreductase produces the protein MVNWTEVFKLALSRECSRVMFSREWPPEQRRIKGFIVYNVYDPPDVNLEDYALLFTGLVEQETRVSYLDILTKLPCVDLTADFHCVTGWSVSNVSWRGVKVRDIMPKPLSNAKYALVIGADGYTTNIPINALMEDTSIVAYAMNGSILSKDHGFPLRLVIPSRYGWKSAKYVKEVRLIDEVQLGYWESLGYHDNGDPWLEERFRNEEGSHRPRRGVKVEK, from the coding sequence AGTAGGGTAATGTTTAGTAGGGAATGGCCCCCTGAACAGAGGCGGATTAAGGGGTTCATAGTGTACAACGTCTATGATCCACCTGATGTAAACCTTGAGGACTATGCATTACTGTTCACAGGCTTAGTGGAGCAGGAGACTAGGGTGAGTTACCTTGATATACTCACTAAGTTACCGTGCGTGGATCTTACCGCTGACTTCCATTGCGTTACTGGGTGGAGTGTCAGTAATGTGTCTTGGAGAGGTGTTAAGGTTAGGGACATTATGCCTAAACCCCTTTCTAATGCTAAATACGCACTAGTGATTGGGGCTGATGGCTACACGACCAATATACCCATTAACGCCCTTATGGAGGATACCTCAATAGTGGCCTACGCTATGAATGGGTCAATACTAAGTAAGGATCATGGATTCCCCCTCAGGTTAGTGATACCAAGTAGGTATGGTTGGAAGTCGGCTAAGTACGTTAAGGAGGTGAGGCTCATTGATGAGGTTCAGTTAGGTTATTGGGAGTCCCTAGGTTACCATGATAATGGTGACCCGTGGTTAGAGGAGAGGTTTAGGAACGAGGAGGGAAGTCATAGGCCCAGGAGGGGTGTTAAGGTCGAGAAGTAG